The DNA sequence TGTACCGTGGTCTATGGCAAAGCGCTCACCTATGGTGGCACCGGGGTGGATATCAATTCCTGTAACACTGTGGGCGTATTCACTCATGATTCTGGGTATGAAAGGTACTTCATCCCTGTAAAGGATATTGGCGATACGGTACACGGCAATGGCAAAAATCCCGGGATAGGAGAAAATGATCTCATCATGGCTGGATGCCGCAGGATCTCCGTCATAGGCGGCATTCACATCCGTTGCGAGGATACGCCGCAGACCCGGAATGGCCCGGAAAAGTTTTGTGGCGGTCTCGTAGCCCTGTTCGCTGCAGTGGCTGCAGGGTCTGTCGTAACGGAAACAGTCATGGCGAAGGCTGTGGATAATCTGCTGGGCCATGGTATCAAAGAGCCTTGATACACTGTGACCGATTTTATAGCGGAGATTAGTGGCATCCAGACTTTCCCTGCTGAAATATCCGGGGAAAATAAGTTTTTGCAGGGCATGGACAATGGAAACCACTTCCTGCCTTGAAGGAATGGGCTCATGGTTGATGTGGGTAAAACTGCCCGGTTCCTCGCAGGAGCGTATTATGGCTTCTGTTATTTCAGGTATTTCTTCCCGATAGCCAAGGGAGGCGCTGGGTTCGGACTTGCAGCGTTTTTCTCTGTCTAAAAGCATAGTGACTTTCCTGTCCATAATAAAGATGCACTGAAAGCTGCCTGTTCTGTTTTTAAACTATCCTCTCTTTTAAAGGGATGCAAGGGGAGGACTTGTCTTACCTGCATACCTTGTGTATTCTATATTTATACACAAGCATTTTCAACAAGCACAGCAGATATACTTATTATTCCCGAGTGAATTTGGATAAGCAGGTCAGCTAGACAGATACCGTTGTTTTTTGTTTACTGAACTTAAGGGCCCTCAAAAAAAACATTTCCCATTGCATGCAGGAGGTTTTCCATGGCTCTCTCCCGTTTATCTTTGATGATAAAAATCACACTTCTCTGTGGTATCAGTATGACACTGCTCTGTGCTCTTTTTTTTTCCGTATATGCATGGAATTTCCGTTCAAAAACAGTAGAAGCCTTTGTTGAAAAAGCAAGGGCAATATGCCTTATGGCTGAATCAGTACGTGAGGCCATGGATGCCAAATGGGAAAAGGGTATGTTTTCCGTCGAAATTCTTAATGAATTTTCGAAAAAACCGGAAGGAATGGCTGCCGTACTTAGTGCCGTACCTGTGGTGACAGCCTGGGAATCGGCCATGAAAAAAGCAGAATCGGGAGGCTATACATTCAGGGTGCCCAAATTCTCACCGAGAAATCCTGAAAATATGCCGGATTACGGGAGCCGGTCCACTGTGGAAGCGGATGTCTTGCGCAAGCTGGCCCAGGAAAATCTTTCGGAATACTATCTTATTGATGAAGAAATTAATGCGGTCAGGTATTTTCTGCCTGTACGGCTTTCCGAGACCTGCCTGTACTGTCATGGAGATCCTGCACTTTCTTTTGAATACTGGGGGCGTAAGGATGGTCTGGATATTACGGGAGGCCCCATGGAGGGCTGGAAAAAAGGAGAGATGCATGGTGCCTTTGAAGTAATCCAGTTTCTGAATGAGGCAGATGTGGAGGTCCGCAGAAATCTTGTAGCTGCTGCTTTTTTTGCACTGGCAGGTATAGGTCTGGCAATTTCAGGTTTTGCTCTTCTTGTGTACCGGGGTATTTCATCTCCCGTGGCACGGATTGTTCAGGATCTGCAAACGGGTGTTTCACAGGTTGCGGAAGGTTCCGGAGAGGTTTCAAATTCCAGCCAGAGCCTGGCTGAGGGGGCTTCCAGCCAGGCAGCATCCATTGAACAAACGGCAGCATCTCTGGAAGAGATGGCCTCACAGGTGGCTAGAACAGCAGAAAATGCGAGAAAAGCGGATTCTTTAATGAAGTCCGTGGGTGCAGAGATGAATAATTCAGAGACAGCCATGCAGGATCTTCAGAAAGCTATGGATGCAATTTCCCGTGTGGGAGGAGAAGCCTCTGAAATTGTTGGTTCCATTGATGCCATTGCCTTTCAGACCAACCTCCTGTCCCTGAATGCGGCTGTGGAGGCTGCCCGTGCCGGAGAAGCCGGAGCAGGCTTTGCTGTTGTGGCAGGTGAAGTGCGACGTCTGGCCCTGAAGGCGGCAAAGGC is a window from the Desulfobotulus mexicanus genome containing:
- the epsC gene encoding serine O-acetyltransferase EpsC: MLLDREKRCKSEPSASLGYREEIPEITEAIIRSCEEPGSFTHINHEPIPSRQEVVSIVHALQKLIFPGYFSRESLDATNLRYKIGHSVSRLFDTMAQQIIHSLRHDCFRYDRPCSHCSEQGYETATKLFRAIPGLRRILATDVNAAYDGDPAASSHDEIIFSYPGIFAIAVYRIANILYRDEVPFIPRIMSEYAHSVTGIDIHPGATIGERFAIDHGTGVVIGETTRIGKNVRIYQGVTLGALSLPPDAGNRLRGKKRHPTIEDDVIIYSGTTILGGDTVIGTRSVIGGNVWLTESVPPDTLVVMEAPKLSYRASAQKGKDSHDFT
- a CDS encoding methyl-accepting chemotaxis protein, giving the protein MALSRLSLMIKITLLCGISMTLLCALFFSVYAWNFRSKTVEAFVEKARAICLMAESVREAMDAKWEKGMFSVEILNEFSKKPEGMAAVLSAVPVVTAWESAMKKAESGGYTFRVPKFSPRNPENMPDYGSRSTVEADVLRKLAQENLSEYYLIDEEINAVRYFLPVRLSETCLYCHGDPALSFEYWGRKDGLDITGGPMEGWKKGEMHGAFEVIQFLNEADVEVRRNLVAAAFFALAGIGLAISGFALLVYRGISSPVARIVQDLQTGVSQVAEGSGEVSNSSQSLAEGASSQAASIEQTAASLEEMASQVARTAENARKADSLMKSVGAEMNNSETAMQDLQKAMDAISRVGGEASEIVGSIDAIAFQTNLLSLNAAVEAARAGEAGAGFAVVAGEVRRLALKAAKASRDSGELIGEIQKRVEKGSQVTRTARESFTRVSGQTNSVGKLLGEIAGAASEQAEGISQINRAVAAMESVVQNSAAISEESASAAEEMNAQANFMTAVVRNLQEIVQGKNKF